In Candidatus Defluviilinea proxima, a single genomic region encodes these proteins:
- a CDS encoding polyprenyl synthetase family protein — MTTVTFFTSVQDQLKFVEQRIRDQAGEEQHPDLRSALEHLLAAGGKRVRPTLGLLVGNMLGAPEEKLITLGASVELLHTATLVHDDLIDGALLRRGMPTLNARWSPAATVLTGDFLFARAAKLAAETDYLPLMKLFSQTLATIVNGELTQMFTARGVIERNNYYERIYAKTASLFEMSSLAAAMVATEDEAVRTSMKTFGYEVGMAFQIVDDILDFTGDQSTVGKPIGSDLLNGLVTLPAIYYAEEHPNDEDVLSLPGGGWKDTDRVQRIVDNIRKNAAIEKAMEEARQAVSRALSALEDAPATPEKDALEELANFIVDRKV, encoded by the coding sequence TTGACCACGGTTACATTCTTTACATCAGTACAAGACCAACTTAAATTTGTAGAACAACGGATTCGCGACCAAGCCGGGGAGGAACAACACCCCGACCTTCGCTCTGCCCTTGAACATTTACTTGCCGCTGGAGGAAAACGCGTCAGACCGACCCTTGGCCTGCTCGTTGGAAACATGCTTGGTGCTCCCGAGGAGAAACTTATCACCCTTGGTGCCTCCGTAGAACTGCTCCACACCGCAACATTGGTTCATGATGACCTGATTGATGGCGCACTTCTCCGCAGAGGCATGCCCACATTGAACGCACGCTGGTCACCAGCCGCAACCGTTCTAACTGGCGATTTCCTCTTTGCCCGTGCCGCAAAACTCGCCGCTGAGACCGACTACCTGCCCCTCATGAAGTTGTTCTCGCAAACGCTTGCAACCATCGTCAACGGTGAATTGACTCAGATGTTCACGGCGCGCGGTGTGATCGAGCGTAACAACTACTACGAGCGCATCTACGCAAAGACAGCGTCCTTGTTTGAAATGTCATCCCTGGCGGCCGCAATGGTCGCGACCGAAGATGAGGCAGTACGCACCTCCATGAAGACCTTCGGTTATGAAGTAGGTATGGCCTTCCAGATCGTGGACGATATCCTCGACTTCACCGGTGACCAATCTACAGTTGGCAAACCCATTGGCTCAGATCTGCTCAATGGTCTGGTGACATTGCCTGCCATCTACTACGCCGAAGAACATCCTAATGATGAAGATGTACTGTCCCTACCCGGCGGAGGCTGGAAGGACACAGACCGAGTCCAACGCATTGTGGATAACATCCGCAAGAACGCCGCAATTGAGAAAGCCATGGAAGAGGCACGTCAAGCTGTCAGCCGGGCACTCAGCGCATTGGAAGATGCACCAGCCACCCCTGAGAAAGACGCGTTGGAAGAGTTGGCAAATTTCATCGTTGATAGAAAAGTCTAA
- a CDS encoding TatD family hydrolase: MLTDTHCHLDFNKFDEDRDAVIQRALETGVQRIMIPSLELESCKAAIKLAKSHPNLFAAVGFHPTDLDKWNDLSISELRNLATPNNKVLAIGEIGLDYYWVKEPEKQERQREVLRQQLKLAQEVNLPVIIHMREENDTWFGQASVDLLSILSEWHQELNAQNHPLKEKPGVLHSFNGNLETAQKAIQLNFYIGVTGPVTYKNAEEKRQVIRQLPLERILIETDSPFLTPVPHRGKRNEPALVAHIADKIAEIHMTTREQVAQITSDNANALFGWGG, from the coding sequence ATGCTTACAGACACGCACTGCCACCTTGATTTCAACAAATTTGATGAAGACCGCGATGCGGTAATTCAACGCGCCCTTGAAACTGGCGTGCAACGAATAATGATTCCTTCGCTTGAATTGGAATCCTGCAAGGCCGCCATCAAACTTGCCAAATCACACCCCAACCTCTTTGCGGCAGTCGGCTTCCACCCCACCGATCTGGATAAATGGAATGATTTGTCAATTTCTGAACTTCGAAATCTAGCAACCCCAAACAATAAAGTTTTAGCGATCGGTGAGATTGGGCTCGACTATTACTGGGTCAAAGAACCTGAAAAGCAAGAGAGACAACGCGAAGTATTGCGACAACAACTTAAACTTGCACAGGAAGTCAATCTGCCCGTTATCATCCACATGCGTGAAGAAAATGACACGTGGTTTGGTCAGGCATCGGTTGACCTATTATCAATACTTAGTGAATGGCATCAGGAACTCAATGCGCAAAATCATCCTTTAAAAGAAAAACCCGGTGTGCTTCACTCCTTCAATGGCAATCTTGAAACCGCACAAAAGGCAATACAACTCAATTTTTATATCGGCGTCACGGGCCCGGTAACGTATAAAAATGCTGAGGAAAAGCGTCAAGTCATCCGACAACTTCCGCTGGAGCGGATTCTCATCGAAACCGATTCCCCTTTTCTTACCCCGGTCCCACATCGCGGCAAGCGCAACGAGCCTGCATTAGTGGCGCATATTGCTGATAAAATTGCAGAAATCCACATGACAACCCGCGAACAGGTCGCCCAAATTACAAGTGACAATGCCAACGCCCTGTTCGGTTGGGGAGGCTGA
- a CDS encoding phosphoglucomutase/phosphomannomutase family protein, producing MAFKIKFGTDGWRGVIADDYTFENLRRAAQGFASYLVEKGYAGRWVVVGHDKRFHSENFAAATAEVLVANGLNVYLTDGATPTPVIAFAVVDKKACGAVNITASHNPPTDNGFKVRDSNGGAIDPEGLKRIEALIPDSVEAVKRVDFQNALRDKKVVYFDASEGYTANILKLVDVQKIKDAGFTVMVDAMWGNGAGWFTNLIGGGKTKIIEIHNERNPSFPEMKRPEPIRPNIDVGLKATVDNKADVLLITDGDADRCGIGDENGEFINQLRVYALLALYLLEARGERGAIVKTLSTTTMLNKLGKLYDVPVHETGVGFKFVAPKMMETDALIGGEESGGYAFRGNVPERDGILAGLYFLDFMVQTGKKPTELLKMLFDKVGEHFYDRVDTPFSGDRQTREQMILDAKPQTLGGLKVTELVTVDGFQFKLEDGGWLLIRFSGTEPIMRVYCETMHKDKVKAILDDGLKVAGIK from the coding sequence ATGGCATTCAAAATTAAATTTGGTACAGACGGCTGGCGCGGCGTGATCGCTGATGACTATACCTTCGAAAATCTTCGACGTGCCGCACAAGGCTTCGCATCCTATTTGGTCGAAAAGGGATATGCCGGGAGATGGGTCGTGGTGGGACATGACAAGCGTTTTCATTCAGAGAATTTTGCTGCGGCAACTGCTGAAGTATTAGTTGCCAACGGCTTGAATGTGTATCTCACCGATGGAGCAACACCAACCCCCGTCATTGCGTTTGCTGTTGTTGACAAAAAAGCTTGTGGTGCTGTCAACATTACTGCATCACACAACCCACCCACTGATAACGGATTCAAAGTCCGCGACTCGAATGGTGGCGCGATAGACCCTGAAGGTTTGAAAAGGATCGAAGCGCTGATCCCAGACTCGGTCGAGGCAGTGAAGCGTGTGGATTTCCAGAATGCGTTACGAGATAAGAAAGTCGTCTACTTCGATGCATCGGAAGGATATACGGCGAACATCCTGAAATTGGTAGATGTACAAAAGATCAAGGACGCTGGCTTTACCGTAATGGTGGATGCGATGTGGGGCAACGGCGCGGGATGGTTCACAAACCTGATCGGCGGCGGCAAGACCAAGATCATTGAGATCCACAACGAACGGAATCCTTCGTTCCCTGAAATGAAACGCCCCGAGCCGATCCGCCCGAACATTGACGTTGGTTTGAAAGCCACCGTTGACAACAAAGCAGACGTGTTGCTCATCACCGACGGTGATGCAGACCGCTGTGGTATTGGCGATGAGAACGGCGAATTCATCAATCAGTTGCGGGTATATGCGTTGCTGGCGTTGTATCTGCTTGAAGCACGCGGTGAGCGTGGTGCCATTGTGAAGACACTTTCAACAACCACAATGCTCAACAAACTCGGCAAACTCTACGATGTGCCCGTCCATGAAACCGGTGTGGGCTTCAAATTCGTTGCGCCCAAAATGATGGAAACTGATGCGCTCATCGGTGGTGAGGAAAGTGGTGGTTATGCCTTCCGTGGCAATGTTCCAGAACGTGATGGCATTCTCGCTGGGCTGTACTTCCTCGATTTTATGGTCCAAACCGGCAAGAAACCGACCGAACTCTTGAAGATGTTGTTCGATAAAGTTGGCGAACACTTCTACGACCGCGTGGATACACCGTTCAGCGGTGACCGCCAAACTCGCGAGCAGATGATTCTGGACGCCAAGCCTCAAACACTCGGTGGCTTGAAAGTCACCGAGCTTGTCACAGTGGACGGTTTCCAATTCAAACTCGAAGATGGTGGTTGGTTGCTCATCCGCTTTAGCGGTACCGAGCCGATCATGCGCGTGTATTGCGAGACCATGCACAAAGATAAGGTCAAAGCAATTTTAGATGATGGCTTAAAGGTTGCAGGGATAAAATAA
- a CDS encoding deoxynucleoside kinase has protein sequence MTKHLVVVAGNIGVGKTSLTERIGSRLGWWTGYESVADNPYLADFYGDMRTWSFHLQVFFLGHRAEQYMDAARDSRSAILDRSIFEDFHIFARALHHMGDLAERDYLAYRRLFELVVQSMPRPHLLIYLKAPVNVLMDRIRRRARNMETGISPDYLSLLDSFYDEWLGSFDLCPVLTIRSDDLDFVHQQNHLDTVIERIQDKLAGKETVEF, from the coding sequence ATGACCAAACATCTTGTGGTGGTTGCGGGGAATATAGGTGTGGGAAAAACTTCATTAACCGAGCGTATTGGTTCGAGGTTGGGGTGGTGGACGGGTTACGAGTCTGTTGCCGATAACCCATATTTGGCGGACTTTTATGGCGATATGCGCACCTGGTCTTTCCATTTACAGGTGTTTTTTCTAGGGCACCGTGCTGAGCAATACATGGATGCGGCACGTGATTCACGTTCGGCGATTTTGGACCGCAGTATTTTCGAGGATTTTCATATTTTTGCGCGGGCATTACACCACATGGGTGATCTTGCAGAACGCGATTATCTTGCCTATCGTCGTCTATTCGAGCTGGTTGTGCAATCCATGCCGCGCCCTCATTTGTTGATCTATCTCAAAGCGCCTGTAAATGTTTTGATGGACCGCATTCGCCGCCGCGCGCGTAACATGGAGACTGGCATTTCGCCCGATTATTTATCCCTGCTCGATTCTTTTTATGACGAGTGGTTGGGTTCTTTCGACCTTTGCCCTGTTCTCACGATTAGAAGTGATGATCTGGATTTTGTGCATCAACAAAACCATCTGGATACTGTAATCGAACGTATTCAAGATAAATTGGCCGGTAAAGAGACTGTTGAGTTCTAA
- a CDS encoding sugar ABC transporter permease, which produces MSILNRGAVALRGKPAKRTRMQQREATLGWMFLAPWVIGFVLLKALPILAAFVISLTDFQMLSPQAARFIGLTNYRQFFSDIEAGASLSGSLSYFLLTVPLELVFALLLAALFTSERLLNKRLSRTLVFMTSIIPATSIAFIFFGSQGYLNRLVTTPLHLPPIDGFGLFLPFMTLWSIGPGFLIMYGAMESVPNEVYEAARVDGAGPLARFIYITLPMISPAIFFTLVINLTGAFGGAVLLDRGYILNFSLSPIEGYINTLMFTRLDLGYASAVAWITFIVMMTLTVFLFRSSKRWVYFPEDDEDENI; this is translated from the coding sequence ATGAGTATTTTGAATCGAGGTGCGGTAGCTTTGCGGGGCAAACCCGCAAAACGCACCCGAATGCAACAAAGAGAAGCGACACTCGGGTGGATGTTCCTTGCCCCGTGGGTCATTGGCTTTGTTTTGTTAAAGGCGTTGCCGATCCTTGCGGCATTTGTTATTTCGTTGACCGATTTTCAGATGTTATCGCCACAAGCAGCAAGGTTTATCGGCCTTACCAATTACCGTCAGTTCTTTAGTGACATCGAGGCAGGAGCGAGTTTGTCTGGCTCGCTCAGCTACTTTCTATTGACGGTTCCTCTGGAATTGGTGTTTGCGCTTTTGCTGGCGGCACTCTTTACCAGTGAACGATTGCTCAATAAACGCCTTTCACGGACGCTGGTCTTTATGACCAGTATTATCCCAGCGACCTCGATTGCCTTTATATTTTTTGGCTCTCAGGGATATTTGAATCGTCTGGTTACGACCCCGTTACATCTTCCTCCCATTGATGGGTTTGGTTTGTTCCTGCCGTTTATGACCTTGTGGAGCATTGGCCCAGGCTTCCTTATCATGTATGGTGCCATGGAAAGCGTACCTAACGAAGTCTATGAAGCGGCTCGTGTGGATGGAGCGGGCCCTTTGGCCCGGTTTATTTACATTACTTTGCCCATGATTTCTCCGGCCATCTTCTTCACATTGGTGATCAACTTGACCGGTGCCTTTGGTGGCGCAGTATTACTGGACCGTGGGTATATTCTCAACTTTAGTCTTTCTCCAATCGAGGGCTATATCAATACTTTGATGTTCACTCGCCTTGACCTTGGATATGCCAGCGCTGTAGCTTGGATAACCTTCATTGTCATGATGACATTGACTGTCTTTCTGTTCCGATCATCGAAGCGCTGGGTGTATTTCCCCGAGGATGATGAAGATGAAAATATTTAA
- a CDS encoding carbohydrate ABC transporter permease — MKIFKPRRKSDMSTLTFKLWDFTGTALLNLFVFLFILLYLSPLSFMVIASLTPSEQFLDSRAPILPSERVKFNYEGTDLTVYKVPTDDGVKEWALYKPTRTVSQFVDPKNPEAGLIEWTGNWRSLEAVYHFKLAFNNFTDFFAITPVWLYLKNTMIIAVISGIGVLLSSIAVAYGFSRFRIPGLKYIFFLLIATIMIPSNITLVPTYFLFSGNALNWIGTWLPLIVPHFFGNAILIFLLRQNFRSIPRDLDEAAMLDGASPLRILISVILPQSVPVVTTVGLLHFFYVWNETRLISLYLGIAPDLQTISFGIQRTQTYAFTPEVLMVGAFAAMIVPVVVLLFSQRFFMQDMIVTQIEK, encoded by the coding sequence ATGAAAATATTTAAACCTCGCCGCAAAAGCGACATGTCCACGCTCACATTCAAGTTGTGGGACTTTACTGGGACCGCATTACTGAATCTATTCGTGTTCCTGTTTATTCTGCTTTATCTTTCTCCGTTGTCGTTCATGGTGATCGCGTCTCTCACCCCAAGCGAACAATTTTTGGATTCGCGTGCGCCGATCCTGCCTTCTGAACGCGTAAAGTTCAACTACGAGGGCACGGACTTGACCGTATACAAAGTGCCGACTGATGATGGTGTAAAGGAGTGGGCGTTGTATAAGCCTACCCGTACGGTGAGTCAGTTTGTTGACCCGAAAAACCCTGAAGCAGGTTTGATTGAATGGACGGGCAATTGGCGTTCTCTTGAAGCGGTCTATCACTTCAAGCTTGCGTTCAACAACTTCACAGACTTTTTTGCCATAACACCGGTCTGGTTGTATCTCAAGAATACGATGATCATTGCCGTGATCAGTGGAATTGGGGTATTGCTCTCCTCGATTGCTGTGGCATATGGCTTCTCGCGCTTCCGTATTCCGGGCCTCAAATATATTTTCTTCCTCTTGATTGCCACCATTATGATCCCAAGCAACATCACGCTTGTGCCCACGTACTTTCTCTTTAGTGGGAATGCGTTGAATTGGATCGGGACATGGTTGCCATTGATCGTTCCGCATTTCTTTGGGAACGCGATCCTCATCTTTTTACTTCGCCAGAACTTCCGTAGCATTCCCCGTGATTTGGACGAAGCCGCCATGCTGGATGGGGCCAGTCCTTTGCGTATCCTCATTTCGGTTATATTGCCGCAGTCGGTACCTGTGGTGACCACCGTGGGTCTGCTTCACTTCTTCTATGTATGGAACGAGACCCGCTTGATAAGTCTCTACCTTGGCATTGCCCCTGACCTTCAAACTATCTCATTCGGGATACAACGCACACAGACTTATGCCTTCACGCCAGAAGTCCTCATGGTGGGTGCGTTCGCGGCCATGATCGTTCCAGTGGTCGTGTTGTTATTCTCCCAGCGGTTCTTTATGCAAGATATGATCGTTACACAGATCGAGAAATAA
- a CDS encoding SpoIIE family protein phosphatase, translating into MSANLLARIPFFTGLPDTELDRLTSEMGVVNIKPGEILFREGDPGEHLYVVVKGDLDILKAPDTPEEMLLNTIHEGEYIGEMSLATGAPRTASVRGRGESVLLSMSRQQFNDLLHRHPQLASTLVSVLSHRLDSTNVSTFRDLTEKNRQLQKAYDELKAAQEQLIEKERLERELEVAADIQMSILPDVLPSPDGYDFGGRILPARQVGGDFYDVFKLGENKYGILIGDVADKGVPSAIFMARAHALIIAEADDVISPGDVLRMANEHITRFEKFTQFVTALFGVLDTSTGHFSYARAGHEPPLLLTSDGEVTRLPHKPGMALGLWEDITLDENELTLPKDSLLIMFTDGMTDCRNPKGEPFGLDRIKTAMGNLKKINAQAGCDELFEKLMKYQDGSKQDDDVTLVAIHTK; encoded by the coding sequence ATGTCCGCTAACCTTCTTGCGCGAATTCCGTTTTTTACTGGTTTACCTGATACTGAGTTGGATCGTCTCACCTCTGAGATGGGCGTAGTCAACATCAAGCCGGGGGAAATCCTTTTTCGCGAAGGGGACCCGGGCGAACATCTCTATGTGGTGGTCAAAGGTGACCTTGATATTCTCAAAGCGCCGGATACTCCAGAAGAAATGCTCCTGAATACCATCCATGAAGGGGAATATATCGGTGAGATGAGTCTGGCCACGGGGGCACCTCGAACAGCCAGTGTGCGTGGACGTGGTGAATCTGTGTTGTTGAGCATGAGTCGTCAACAATTCAATGATTTGCTTCACCGTCATCCTCAACTAGCCAGCACACTGGTCAGTGTGTTGAGCCATCGATTGGATAGTACAAACGTTTCGACATTCCGTGACCTCACTGAGAAAAACCGCCAACTTCAAAAAGCATATGATGAACTTAAAGCCGCGCAAGAGCAATTGATCGAAAAAGAACGCCTCGAACGTGAACTGGAAGTTGCCGCCGACATTCAAATGTCGATCCTGCCCGACGTTTTGCCGTCGCCGGATGGATATGATTTCGGAGGCCGAATCCTGCCCGCCCGTCAGGTGGGAGGCGATTTTTATGATGTCTTCAAACTTGGTGAGAATAAGTATGGCATATTGATCGGTGATGTCGCGGATAAGGGAGTCCCCTCTGCTATTTTTATGGCGCGGGCTCATGCGCTCATCATCGCGGAAGCGGACGATGTCATTTCGCCGGGAGATGTTCTTCGCATGGCGAATGAACATATTACTCGTTTTGAAAAGTTCACGCAGTTTGTGACAGCGTTGTTTGGTGTCCTCGATACGAGCACTGGCCATTTTTCGTATGCACGCGCTGGGCACGAACCTCCTTTGTTATTAACATCGGATGGCGAAGTAACACGACTCCCGCATAAACCCGGCATGGCGTTGGGATTATGGGAAGATATTACGCTGGATGAGAATGAGTTGACCCTGCCAAAGGATTCGCTTCTCATCATGTTCACAGATGGCATGACGGATTGTCGTAACCCCAAAGGTGAACCGTTTGGGTTAGACCGAATCAAGACTGCAATGGGGAATCTAAAGAAGATCAACGCGCAGGCTGGTTGTGACGAGCTGTTCGAGAAACTGATGAAATATCAGGATGGTTCGAAACAAGACGATGATGTAACGCTGGTCGCAATTCATACGAAATAA
- a CDS encoding cystathionine gamma-synthase produces the protein MKFETLAIHAGQEPDPNNGAVMTPVYLTSTYMQDGVGKPRQGYEYSRTMNPTRKALQDCLAALEGGQFGLAFASGLAATDTVLRLLNSDSHVLAGNDVYGGTFRLFDKVLRRFSLDFTFADTTDPESVAEALTPSTRLVWLETPTNPMLRITDIRAVAEIVHAHPNNPLLVVDNTFATPYLQRPLDLGADIVVHSMTKYLGGHSDVVGGAVVVKDKELADKLYFLQNAVGAVLGPMDAFLVLRGIKTLPLRMDRHFENATAIVEFLSNHPKVEKLIYPFYESHPQYKVAKQQMKNGGGMISFLIKGGKDAAIKMVEATKIFTLAESLGGVESLIEVPAAMTHLSVAGSQLDVDPSLIRLSVGIENKEDLIEDLKQALG, from the coding sequence ATGAAATTTGAAACGCTCGCCATTCACGCAGGTCAGGAACCAGACCCCAACAACGGCGCTGTGATGACGCCTGTGTATCTCACGTCCACGTACATGCAGGATGGTGTCGGGAAACCACGTCAGGGATATGAATATTCGCGCACGATGAATCCCACGCGCAAGGCATTGCAGGATTGTCTCGCCGCGCTCGAAGGCGGACAGTTCGGATTGGCCTTCGCCTCCGGCCTTGCCGCTACCGATACCGTTCTGCGTTTATTAAATTCGGACTCACATGTACTGGCCGGGAATGACGTCTACGGCGGCACATTCCGTCTCTTTGATAAAGTTCTCCGCCGCTTCTCTCTCGACTTTACGTTTGCTGACACCACCGATCCTGAATCTGTCGCTGAAGCTTTGACTCCGTCCACACGCCTCGTGTGGCTTGAGACGCCCACAAATCCCATGCTCCGCATTACAGATATTCGCGCCGTCGCTGAGATCGTCCACGCACATCCGAACAATCCCTTGCTCGTCGTAGATAACACCTTCGCCACGCCGTATCTGCAACGTCCGCTTGACTTGGGCGCGGATATCGTCGTCCACTCGATGACCAAATATCTCGGCGGTCATTCGGATGTGGTCGGCGGTGCTGTGGTCGTTAAGGATAAAGAACTCGCCGATAAGCTTTACTTTTTACAAAACGCTGTCGGCGCCGTGCTCGGACCGATGGATGCATTTCTCGTATTGCGCGGCATCAAGACTCTCCCCCTCCGCATGGATCGTCACTTTGAAAATGCAACCGCAATCGTTGAGTTTTTATCCAATCACCCAAAAGTGGAAAAGCTCATCTATCCGTTCTACGAGAGTCATCCGCAATACAAAGTAGCCAAGCAACAAATGAAGAACGGCGGAGGCATGATCTCCTTCCTTATCAAAGGCGGAAAAGATGCCGCGATCAAAATGGTCGAAGCCACAAAGATATTCACCCTCGCCGAATCATTGGGGGGCGTCGAGTCGCTGATCGAAGTCCCTGCCGCCATGACCCATCTCTCCGTCGCTGGCTCACAACTGGATGTAGACCCATCGCTTATTAGATTATCAGTTGGCATTGAGAACAAAGAAGATCTGATCGAAGACTTGAAACAAGCATTAGGATAA
- a CDS encoding PIG-L family deacetylase produces the protein MTKTILAVLAHPDDETFGLGGTLAFYAQKGYDVYYVCATRGEVGSADEEFMKGYKDTAEMRTAELMRAAKILGLKEVFFLGYRDSGMPGSADNKHPDAQVAHPIDEVAGRVVKYIRELKPEIVLTFDPIGGYRHPDHIHIQRAATLAFEKADDASFHPEAGAPFKPLALYYQVFPRWFLKWTVRLMPLFGKDPHKFGRNGDIDLTDLIVDYPIHVRINTRSVSEIKSHASAQHASQGGGQMRRGLMGFITRFFGESEDYMRAYPPVNGSFRRGRDLFDGI, from the coding sequence ATGACAAAAACGATTTTGGCAGTGCTGGCTCACCCTGACGATGAAACATTTGGTTTGGGCGGTACGCTTGCCTTCTATGCACAAAAGGGTTACGACGTATATTACGTTTGCGCCACGCGCGGTGAAGTTGGTTCAGCAGACGAAGAATTTATGAAGGGCTACAAAGACACCGCTGAAATGCGAACTGCTGAGTTGATGCGCGCCGCAAAGATTTTGGGTCTCAAAGAAGTGTTCTTTTTAGGCTATCGCGATTCGGGCATGCCAGGCTCCGCAGATAATAAACATCCTGATGCGCAAGTGGCGCACCCGATCGATGAAGTGGCAGGACGTGTTGTCAAATATATCCGTGAGCTCAAGCCTGAGATCGTTTTGACATTTGACCCGATCGGCGGATATCGACATCCTGATCACATCCATATTCAACGTGCGGCGACGCTCGCCTTTGAAAAAGCGGATGACGCCTCCTTCCACCCCGAGGCTGGTGCGCCTTTCAAACCGCTTGCTCTCTACTATCAGGTTTTTCCTCGTTGGTTTCTCAAATGGACGGTGCGCCTCATGCCGTTGTTCGGCAAGGACCCGCATAAGTTCGGCCGTAACGGTGACATTGACCTGACCGACCTGATCGTAGATTATCCGATCCATGTCCGTATCAATACCCGTTCCGTGAGCGAGATCAAAAGCCATGCCAGCGCACAACATGCCTCACAGGGAGGTGGTCAAATGCGGCGTGGACTTATGGGATTTATCACCAGATTCTTTGGCGAGAGTGAAGACTATATGCGCGCATATCCGCCCGTGAACGGGAGCTTCCGCAGAGGACGTGATCTGTTCGATGGAATATAA
- a CDS encoding GNAT family N-acetyltransferase: MAIILETDRLLLRHLVPDDLNELFQLYQDPEIRRYFPDGTKNYEETKEELEWFLNGHPEHPELGLWATVHKRTGRFIGRCGLLPWEIDGKLEIEVAYLLNKNFWHQGLATEAAKGILTYAFNTLNLSRIICLMDPDNIASQNVAKRIGMTLERKVDGIAGDNFPTFIYAINRVGPA; this comes from the coding sequence ATGGCAATCATCCTCGAAACGGACCGTCTCCTTCTCAGGCATCTTGTGCCGGACGACCTCAATGAGTTGTTCCAGCTCTATCAAGATCCTGAGATTCGTCGTTATTTCCCTGATGGCACAAAGAATTACGAAGAAACCAAAGAAGAACTGGAATGGTTTCTCAACGGGCATCCTGAACATCCCGAGCTGGGACTCTGGGCAACGGTTCATAAAAGGACAGGCAGGTTCATAGGTCGCTGTGGCTTGCTTCCATGGGAGATCGACGGCAAGTTGGAGATCGAGGTCGCTTATTTGTTGAATAAGAATTTCTGGCATCAAGGTCTGGCAACAGAAGCCGCAAAAGGCATCTTGACGTACGCATTCAACACACTGAACTTATCCCGCATCATATGCCTCATGGACCCTGACAATATCGCTTCACAAAATGTTGCCAAACGGATCGGCATGACGCTTGAAAGAAAAGTGGACGGTATTGCAGGAGATAACTTTCCCACTTTTATCTATGCAATTAATAGAGTAGGTCCTGCATAA
- a CDS encoding YIP1 family protein, whose product MTTTTTSNPVRRFDLPRVFAVLFNPRAVFAEMTSESRATWLTPMLILSVTAILAVLTAGYLNTRAAAMGEISLPQDWQYWTPEMQDNYMQAQQATQGPVFMYVMPLISSLTKLWLGWFVFAGLLHLGSTLSGGRGSMLGSLNTVGWANLPYAIRDILRVAYMFLAQHSITSPSLSGFASGPGFAFNMLAGVDIFLFWVILLLTIGLSNTDGLTKGKSLVIVALIMLLILSIGAGVVTLAAKLSGAGL is encoded by the coding sequence ATGACAACAACTACAACTTCAAATCCTGTTCGACGTTTTGACCTACCGCGAGTTTTTGCGGTATTGTTTAATCCACGCGCTGTGTTCGCAGAGATGACATCTGAATCACGCGCCACCTGGTTAACGCCCATGCTTATTTTGAGTGTCACGGCTATCCTTGCTGTGCTTACAGCTGGCTACTTGAATACCCGCGCCGCAGCGATGGGCGAGATATCACTTCCTCAAGATTGGCAATACTGGACGCCTGAAATGCAGGACAACTACATGCAGGCACAACAGGCTACACAAGGACCTGTGTTCATGTATGTAATGCCATTGATCAGTTCCCTGACCAAATTGTGGTTGGGATGGTTTGTGTTTGCCGGTCTCTTGCACCTTGGCTCAACCCTTTCTGGTGGACGCGGCTCCATGCTAGGTTCATTGAACACTGTTGGATGGGCAAATCTTCCATACGCAATACGTGATATTCTGCGTGTTGCATATATGTTCCTCGCGCAACATTCCATTACCAGCCCAAGCCTTTCGGGGTTTGCCTCCGGTCCGGGCTTTGCCTTCAACATGCTCGCCGGTGTTGATATCTTTTTGTTTTGGGTCATACTTCTTTTGACCATCGGTCTCTCAAACACAGATGGATTGACGAAGGGCAAGTCTCTTGTTATTGTGGCTTTGATCATGTTGCTTATTCTTAGCATAGGGGCTGGGGTGGTTACTCTAGCTGCAAAACTTAGTGGGGCAGGTCTATAG